The Xyrauchen texanus isolate HMW12.3.18 chromosome 17, RBS_HiC_50CHRs, whole genome shotgun sequence DNA window tcttcgttttattgcattttatacaaattttctgatattctaatttttttaaaaagcaactttttcaaactcctcctaggctGATCCGATTCTCACAGATtgtgtgtctactatgaaccctcctaacaaaaatgtatcaaaggaattttgattagTTGAAGCTTTGTGAATTAAGATATAAGCCAACGAACTGGTCAGGCATCGTCCATTTTGcatgtattgaccaatatctaccaaacaaaAAGGCCAAATGTTCTGAAACTTGATACACATATACAACAGCACATTTTGAGTTTGCATGCAAAATCGCTAAACAATTCATCTATAGGAGGGACGCTACAACTAAAAAATGCAGTTATTGAGGCCAGATGAatggtggtggcgatggcatcgtctgttgagcagtttggacgatacgcgaactgcagtggggctagtgaggggggcagctgggctGGGGTTTCATTTATCATGTAggtttgaccaagtgtatccaaaagcctataattcctCAAATAAACACTCAAACTTCTAAAACCCTTTGGAGATTGggtgctttgtggctttataacagttaaaaagttaataaaaatgaccactcttttcttttttattgaaaatgtatgttttagttAGATTATGTATAACAAAGTGATTTCTCTGTGTGCATGCTTGActgttaaaatgttgtttttaagcaTCACTTTTTGGATTATGAttacaaagaaagaaaaatctactttaacaaaaatgtgtttgataatgtctaaatatacatcCAACCTAATAAAAGTCAATAACTATGCCTGAAAACACTTTAATCAGCAAGGTTTGCTCCACTCtgattatatttatatagagCTTTACAGGCATCTAGTGGCCACACCATAGTATtacatatgattttctttatttctttccaccagatggcactaATCTGCCTTCATTCATTGGATTTTAAATGCCTTTTAAAAATACtatcaaatgtgttattttttaaataaactttatgCAAACCAAATATAGTATATTCAAAtctgtttatatttatacagagcttttcaggcatctagtggccacacacacacacacaaaaaaaaataaaaaatagtcaaTGAAAAGGAAAATCATTTCtactgcattttttattattattgttttttatgcaatatttgtgtattattatacaatattacCATCTACTGGTTTAAGAAAAATCTGTCATTAGTAAACCAGCAAAGGTTATTAAAAGCTATTGTTTTAACTGCTATTGTTCAAACGCCTCAATCATTTAAATACTTTCCTTGGTTGCTGCTCTTCCTGGTCCATTCCTAAccaaaatttaagaaaaaaaataaataaaaatgatatactACAATCAAATAGCCTACACTTGATTTGCTGAACACATTTTGCCTGCTAAACAAGTGCAAAATGTCAATCTGTTATGATAATTATAAAATACACCATTGCAAACATGACTTCTGCATATCCTCaagattttcttttatattaaaatgtacagtattccATTATAATTTACTCTAGACTTACTCTACAGaaactgtaaataaaatgtatatcctACAGATTAAGATAACAGGATGAGCTTGTTACACCTCCACACAATCCTTAAGTCATGGTCCCTTTTGTGTTCACAATAATTCTATAATAGTGGTCGGAGGCCGATAAATCGTTTGATATTCTGAATTTTTCAATCATCGCATCGGCCAAAAATTATAAAGACACTTGCAGATTCTCGCACTTTTACACGCAAAACTGAACCAGGGCCTCTTCTACTGACCGAGCTCTTCTTCCAGGTCAAAGAGCTGTCAATCACAATTTCACTAGCCAATAAGAAGCCGTTTAGTTAGCTCCGCCCACACTACAAACGGAAATTCAGGGAGCTTAACTGAAAACCAATCTTGCTGGATATGGGTTCCGGATCAGCATAAATTAAGctcaaatcgacagcatttatggtataatattgattaccataataGGTTGACTTGTCCCTTTTcttagaggaaaaaaaaaaaattccagtgaggcacttacaatggaagtgaattgggcatTAAGATGTTTTAAATACTCGCcctttcagaagtatagccacaagacggaaacgatatgcgtgtaaacatgatttcagtgttataaaatcacttactaaaccttttctatgtaaagttaacacatttcacaactttgttaccataatCGACGgaacgtaaaaaaaaataataaattcaaaattgTAAAAAACCCACgatcatttaaacaactttaccagCTCAAAATAGTACGGATTTTAGCAAAGGACTAAAATACCGGTTAACAGAAGAATTGAAGCGCTTTAATAAAGATACAATCTccccatttctgcctttaaaccttcttTTGGTTATATGTTAGGCCTATGCTTCAAATGCGGTCGATTGAGTTGAccttatattgaacccggaatatgtAGATGTAAAAGATCAGCGTGTATCAGGGCATGCGAATGTGAAATACAGCCCTATGCAGGATTTGAATGCGATTGTCCAAAAATATGAGAACGCtttatacatttgcatttatttattcagcAGAAAAGGTGTTACATGTAATTTTGGATTGATAAAAGCTTACAACATTAGTGCGATATATTAGTATACTGCACACACAAACTACAAACAATACTCTTTTGAATTAATATAAAATCAATTGTCAAAATGTCCAAAATGAGCACACGAAGGCAGCTGCTTTCAATTATGCAAAACCCCAGTAAATGAATAGCAAGAGTAAATTAATGTAAACATGAAAGAGAAGCCCCACAGTGAACTACACCCCTCATTAGAAGGACCTATTAGAATTTGGGATGTGAAAACATATCAAAATAGACCCAGCATCTGAGCTATGAGAAGTAAAGTAAACAAGAGAGAAGTGAGAGAGAATTGAACAGTTGGGCCTGCATTGCAGAAGTCTTCCTCACAGCAGGTGGTCTTCATAGTGTAGATAGTCTTATTAGCAGGGAACTCTACAACTGTTGTCTTGTTACACTGATCTATGGCAAGACAACCCATCACCTTTATGTCCAGGACAGTTGCTGAAAAGGCAAGTGCAAAGTGTGAGACAtagaacaggttttttttttctagatgTGGATGTCCCAAACTGAGCATGGCATTACCTGCTTTACCAATTCCAACAGAACACAACTCATCATTACTGCAGTTTGACTTAGTGGTGTAGCACAGATCCCAGAACCCAAGATCACATCGAAAGCACTTCAGTGTTTGCCCTGGCAGCAAAGATACATTTATCATTATGACATTAgcttcaaaagtaaaaaaaaaaaaaaaaaaaaaaaagtccatatAAATGCAATGAAGCGCAgcgtaataatatattatatatatatatatatatatatatatatattttatacaaatgtaGAGTGTTCGTATTATAAGAGCTAACAGAACCACATCACGCAAAACTACAAATGGCATAGGAGAATAGTATATTGGATTGAAACATTTTAGTAGAAATATTCTGGTTACAAGGAAGCACAAACTAGGAAGCTACTTCTCAAATTTCACAGGAAATTACTGACTTACCTGAACAAAACCAAGACATAAAGATTACACACACAATCAAAATATCCCCTTTCATGTTTAAGTGAGTTACAGTAAACAAATAAGAGCAGCAGTGTGAGAACGCAAACCCTTGTGCTGGTTATAGTCTGTGCAAACACTAGTACCAccaaacagacagacagcccaTCCAATCATTTATGACAATGGGGATTGTTTTGCATAATGCATGATAAGGTGTGAGAGGGCTAATGCCATTATCTCATTAGGCATTTATAAGAAGCAGCTGTTTAGCTCGTGGAGCCTGGTTAAATCATACTCAATTAATCACATGCAAAATCCTTtgcttaaatgtgcactcagtatttttcctaattttaaaacttttactAATAAAGAAATAAGTTGTAattgtaaaatatatgtataaaatcatccaTGTGTGATGAAGAGTTcactcatatcagtaaccttataaaagctcttattCTATGGGGTAGGGgcgcctcatgggggcagccatgttagcatcacattaACTGAaacagtaactgccctgttattggacactttcattcatggattaaatgaatcatagtttactgtgaatagtgaatataTACAATGGCAACTGAAAACTActgcgtttgaatgatgcagcatccacgccactaagtgtcagtgtaagccattaAAAGCTACTTCGACACCCTTAAAAGAAATGATAAAAGAAATGAGTGCATGTTTAATCGGCAAATGTTTTAGAGATCAAATTTGTCTAGAAACAAAGTGTTCAGTATAATATGATATAAGATGTATAATGcgtgtatacattttaaaatactacactttaaaagagagaatgagaaaTTAATTGATCTCATTTTGAGATCATTTTCACCGATATTCCTGGAAGTAATCAAGGTTCTGTTGAGGGCATGTTGGGCTCTTACCGACAGAGGGCGCTGTTTCTCGCTCTCACAAACACACGGAAGTAGCCGATGGGGGTGCTGAAAGTGCTCGTAATGTTATCCTCTTTTGATGAGGGTTAACAGCGCACTATACCGTTACCCTTGCAGTTTTCGCGGGATAATAATAACCTGTAACGATGGAATAGCGACCTCTCGTTTGATCTTGGACGACATTTGATTCATCCACCTCCAGTTTGAAAAACCTGGTTCACCCCGCTTTGGGAAAAAATGGACCAGGAGTTTGAGAACATCGATTCATCTGGACAGTGGCAAAACCTTTATTATGTAAGTCATgcggttttttttttcaatgcttGGATCTGGGCCGTTCTTAGAGGGCACCTGCTGTATTCATCTCGATATGTCTGCAGTTTTATCGGGCAAAATTAGACTGAAAATGCTGATAGTCCTAGTCAAGTTACTCGGCCTGTGAGAGCAATGGGTAATTCAGTTGTGCGTGACTGCGCATGCGCTTAGTACCGAGAAAACGGTCCACGTTATTTTGCTGTCTGGAGCTAAATCTGAAATAAGCTTAAGCTCCCTTCGTGAATCATTTCAACATGACAACTCTGTATGTGAGGGAAATTATTTCACAAGCGCATTCAAATAAGCCTACTTGGATATATATTTTGAGTCTTTTATACCAGCAACAATGAAGCCTGATATTAATGAACCATACAGACATGTGTCAAAATAACTTGGTACACTGAATCATTTGAAGCACTGTGAAGTGCACGAGTGGTCATGCCACAGTGCGGTGCTTATAATTAGAGCAGCACCCGGGGCTTCCTGTGAACACGTGGGCTGTGTCTCTATACCTAGCGAGCTGTCTACCTAGTCAGCATTTCAGAGCGCGAGCAGAATTGTAGGCATCATAGGCGCGTTTCGAGTCAGTGGACTGTGATGTCCAACGTCCTGCTTGATTTTTGGCGTGTTTTGAGATTACTCCAAACGAGTCTACGCTGatcaaaatgctgtctaggtaggtagcTCACTACGTTTTGAGAACAGCCATGCACTGATATCGTTTCTGAGAACTGACGTGCACTTCCAAGAACTGAAGAACAGAGGCTGTCAGTTCTCAATAATCCCACATACAGTACTCAACCCCCTTAGATTAATCAGTTTATATTTTATTCTCAGGGTTTTATTGTCTTATTCGTTTGTATTGGCACAATACAATCCATGAATAACACCATCCAGTGCCATctgttaaaataatattaaccatTTCATGAAGCACTGTATAGGCTTTGCGATTTGACCACCGTATATATTCTAAaaagtgtgtttgttgttgttgtcattttaaaagGCATGGTTTAAAAGAAAGTGTTTTCACACTgatgtttgttattttgtaatCTCTTTCTAGGAAATGCGTAACCAGTCTCAGGAGTGTCCCTACAAAGTGGCCAAGTTCCCAGAAAATCACAATAGAAATAGATATAGAGATGTCAGTCCCTGTAAGTTTCTTCCATGTAAACTGTGATTTTGTTGAACCAAGTAGCACTAATTTTGGAACCttccccttaaagggatagttcacccaaaattgaaaattatctcatcatttactcaccctcatgccatcctagacatgtatgactttctttcttctgctgaacacaaattaagatttttagaagaatatttcagctctgtgggtccacacaatgcaagtaaatggtaaacagaactttgaaactcaaaaaagaacataaatgcagcataaaagtaatccatatgactccagtggtttaatccatgtttttagaagtgatatgataggtgaaaaactgataaatatttaagtccttttatactataaatcagAACAGTAGGtgtcgatatgcacaaagaatgtgaattggcaAAAAGCAAAAGAAGAGTAATGTGGAAACGGGGTCTTTAATGCGTATGTGGACAACATCCAACAGGTCGCATGCTAATGCCAAGTGTAAATGCAGCCAATATCTGTCAGGGAAtgcagaggcaggacccaaaagcagagttaAAATGGGGATTTATTTATAAGAAAACAAAAACCATCATAAAGCTCCCACAAGGGTGAAAGCAAACATAAACAACCCTTTAGGGGAAATTAACAATCCAGGGCTGGGGCAGAGGGAAACAGGGAACCAGAACACAACGCGAGGTGCACCCATGTTCGTGAGACAGACAAATGATTGAcgcgagtgcatgctgccaagataaCATAAACGCGATACACCCACGTCATGAGTGTCCAGATCCCGACACAGAACGAAACCAAACCAGACacgaagtcaggatccagacaccgtgctcccgacatgaaacacaagacagaccgaagagcgcaCAGTAGGGAATACAACCAAAACCATGccctcacacaaagacagacgtGGGACGataatgccacggtactgtcagacaaaaacccagactgacagagtgacaggaccataACAATATcaattcagaagatatggatttaagtaTGACtgaaactaacgattattttgatgatTGATGAATCTTTGATTATTTCTATGATTAATTGgatacaaaatgaaaatgtatttcctgtatttgattaaaatgtgataataaaaaaaaccccAGAAACGATAAAGGACAtaaggatttggtttgatttacaGTACTCAATTCATAATTCTGTACTCTCACTTGAACAAAGACTGAATCATGAAAAGttcagtattaatattattattactttcaagACTtttgcaaaacagttcctttcatTACTTGTAAAACTTTGTAGAACAGAAAGTACTGctcattaaagagtaaaattaTCTGTTGGAGATGGAGTGTGACAAAACATCAGCCCAGCAGAAAGCAATGGTGAAACATGAATAGAAATTTCATAATTCTGCATAGCTGAAAAATTAATATGTTCACAATtatgtcactgattacatacattaagtattttaatcgctggatcgcttggcagtcgagtgtgaagcagctgggatgaggattagcacctctaaatctgaggccatggttctcagcaggaaaccgatggagtgcgtactccaggtagggaatgaggttttgccccaagtgaaggtgttcaagtacctcggggtcttgttcacgagtgaggggacaatggagcgggaggttggccggagaatcggggcagcgggggcggtattgcactcgctctatcgcaccgttgtcacgaaaagagagctgagccgaaaggcaaagctttcgatctaccggtcaatttttgttcctaccctcacctatggttaTGAAGGttgttgggtcatgaccgaaagaactaggtcgcgagtacaagcggccgaaatgggcttccaacgcctcggggtcccccagtcagagttggttaatgtggctcgggatagggaagtttggggccccctgctggagcagctgaccccgcgacccgacttcggataagcggttgaagatggatggatggatggatggaagtattttaatattatagattttttaaatctaattgtCACTGATTTTCTCATCCAGGTGCTCATTGTGTTACATGAGTTTACATGATGAGAAACGATCTAAAACACTTTTAACCGCACACTTTGAACATCAGCGTGACATCAGTGAAAGCTGCACAATTGATTCCATTGAAACTGAAATTTGATATGATGTTGCACGAATTTAATCATGATGATTGTGCTCCCTTTCTCCATTGTGATCAGTTTGATTGACGCGGATGCACACACTCGCTCAGTGAAGTTTAACAGAGACACGCTTGtagtaaaaacaaacagttttttaCCTGATTTAGAAATTCATGCCTGAATTTTGAATTTATAACATGTATACGTTCTAAAACAGAAAATCGCAGTAAAATGTAAGTCATATGCTGGAGAGAAAAAACTTTTTAAGTGCATCAAACAGCACAGTCACTCTTTCATTGTACCTGATGCTGCAATCGCTCCACATGAAACTATATGCAATGAAACTTAAGTTTACAAAGTGCTCTTGTGCACTGAACAACTTGGGTTGtgtttttcaaacaagtttcgtcatgcaacacatttttcatgggctgtaaagtgacgtcactgatgGAGCTTCTCCATAATTGCGGCATATATCCAACTAATAATGAAATTTGTTGTCGATGATTTCCAATATTGATAATAATCGATTTTAgagattagttgttgcagccctagatttaaccactgaagttttgtggattacttttatgttgctgttttgtgcacttttgaccttcaaagttctggccacagttcacttgcactgaatggatgtacagagctgaaatattcttcttaaaatatttgtttgtgctcttcagaagaaagtcatgcacatctgagatgtaaatgatgagagaattttcatttttgggtgaaatagccCTTTAAAATTTCCTCAAAAGTTTTTTTCTTTGCTGTAAGCTCTAGCTTGATGTCATTTGAATTTCATGCAAGTATATGCCAAGATATCTGTGTCAACTCTCCCTAAATAACCTGCATTTTTGTGTTAAGATGATCACAGCCGGGTGAGATTAGAAAATTCAGAGAATGACTACATAAATGCGAGCTTAATTACCATGGAGGAGGCCCAGAGAAGGTACATATTGACACAGGTATGACagtaatggaaaaaaataagcCCACAGTTTGCATTTTACTGACTTGCGTTTGTCTCACATGAcctaaatacacatttaaatacaGCTTGAATTAATGAACATGTTTatgaagaatacatttatttacatgttcCGCTGTTGTTATAAAACCACTAATCTCGCTCATCATGAAACCCAAGTCTGGGTTCTTTGGCAGCAGGCcaaattcacttgcactgaatggaagtGTTTTTGTTCCAGATCAAAATtgctgagggtgcttctgaaaatagtgggtGTGCTCTGTATAAATTGTAGACCGAAAGTAAGAATGTTTATACATGATATCATGTTTCATGCTTCCAAACAACTTATATTTAATCCACAAATTACACTGCCCCTGTTtaagaaaatatatgttttttaaatatataaatttttttaaatagtcatttaTAGCTACGTTTTCTCAATGCTTGAATGCAGCAAGCAATGTTGGAAGATGTTAATCACAACTACCGATCTAGAGTCAGTTTTCTCTTTTCACTAAGAGTTAAGGTTTGAATTTGGCTTTGGGAAGCTGCATTTAGGGGCTGCTTTTGAGGGTTGCTCTAACGTTGGTTTGAGAGTGCCTAGCACCCTCAAACAACCCTGTAGAATGGGGCCTGCTTGGCAGCCTTTTGTAGAACACATAAGAATGCCTCACAATTGACTAATTCATTGTAGCATTAAATGAAACTTgatctttatttgttttgtattggCCAGCTTGTTGAATTTGTTTTAGTAATGTAATAGCAGGTATTTTTCCTTTTCTGCAGGGCCCCTTGAGGAACACGTGTGGTCATTTCTGGCTAATGATTTGGGAACAGCGTTCAAAAGCAGTTATTATGCTTAACAGAGTTATAGAGAAAGGCTCGGTGGGTGATTGCAgctgatgttttcctcttttcctgctTTTAATAAACATTGAACAGCTTTTTAATTTGTGAAAATTATGATTAAATTAGTGTGTTTAATGGTTGAATGTTTTCTTGTGTGCCTAAAAACTCACCATGCAAATATTTAGGCAAACTACATTTAgacatttttccatttttttgggttggtactaggggtgtaacgattaGATTTAAATTCTTTACTTAGTGTTTACTATGCATCATAAAATCAAAAATTTTGTCACGATTTGATccgattttattattttgaaacagttcagaattattttcaaaaatatgctgaaaaaaagattaaaagttTTTACTGAACATTGAGAATTTAGACAACACAGAAATGCAGCAGACTTGAGCACTAGAGTCAAAGATGAATTTAAGACCAAGGAGGATGGGTTTATATGTGTGGCTGCATATATTaacaaaaaatgcattacatgatATGCATTATAGATATGATTGTTACATGTACATAATATTTTACATATAGATACAGTATGTTACATGTATAATAGATAAAGGATAACATAAATCTGATGCAACATAATGACGtgttgcaaacacacacaaaaaaaacatgaaataagtGTAATAGATTTCCATATCGTGTAACGTTAAGATATATTGCATCAATAATTAAAGATGGAATGTCATGTGCAGGCAGATAAGATCCATGTTTACATCGAGCAGGATGCATCGATGCATTATTACTCCCCTTGTTGATAATACGTCCAAtaaatttatttatgtattatgatAAGTCATTGGAGCTCTTCTCTCACCAGTAAACCCCACTAATTCAGTCATAGATGATTGGTCAACTTAATGCATGTTTACAACTCAGTAGTAGATAGTGTTTACTCTCTGCATCAGGAGTGCTTCTTGAAGATTTATTGATAATGTGTTGCATTTTGCTCTAACGTTATATAATATAATCATCATATAtctttgttttattcattatattaaaacaaaaaacatttagtaaGCAtcttttaataatgtaaaaaaagtaTTGGATTCCTAGGAAAGTCTGGGAACTTTAGAAGGAAGGACAGGTTCATTTTGGGTTGTACCCATTATTTTTAAGGAATTATCTAGAGACTTTGCATTTCTGTTAAGTCATTTGAATGAATAGTAATATATTCAACAGGCATTAAAGGATATTTTGCTTGAATTGAATAGAGGAAAATGCCTTAGTGGTTTCAAATTCCaaagtatttacattttgaaatgcaaGAAGTTAAATTTTATTGCTGTTTTTGCTCATTCTGAACAGGAGAAGTGTGCACAGTACTGGCCAACAGAGGAGGAGCGAGATATGGATTTCAGTGACACTGGATTTGTTGTAATTCTTGTGTATGAGGACATTAAACCGAATTACATAACACGACTACTAGAACTTCAATATAGCAAGGTGAATACGAATCTGCCGTCATACATCTGTTTTGGAGCAGAGTTTTGAATAtcttttgtaaaaagaaaaagattttattgtttttgctGTTAATCCAACTTGGTCTGTATTGTGCTGTGTTTAACACAAGTAAAAACAAGTGAATATTATAGTATGAGTTTTCAATTTAGATTTATCTGTTCAGACAGGAGAAACCAGACAGGTCTATCATTTTCATTACACAACGTGGCCTGATTTTGGTGTACCAGAGTCACCAGCGTCATTCCTCGACTTCCTGTTCAAGGTTCGAGAGTCTGGCTCTTTGGGCCCAGAGAACGGGCCTGCTGTGGTCCACTGCAGCGCTGGAATAGGTCGATCTGGGACTTTCTCATTGGTTGACACATGCCTTGTCTTGGTAAGACTGCTTAGTTACAAATTACTTTATAAGCTTCTAAAAGTTATACTGTACATAATCATTTATTACAATGGATGTCCTCTTTGTATGATAGTTACTAAAGCAGCATTAAGGGCCTAGGTCAAAAGATTCCAGTtatgaattatattatattattatactgtatatggcaTGTGCAGAAGAACTAACTTTGCAGTGTCCTTCTCTATTTGTAGATGGACAAAAGGAAAGACCCTTTGTCTGTGGA harbors:
- the LOC127658000 gene encoding tyrosine-protein phosphatase non-receptor type 2-like isoform X2, translated to MDQEFENIDSSGQWQNLYYEMRNQSQECPYKVAKFPENHNRNRYRDVSPYDHSRVRLENSENDYINASLITMEEAQRRYILTQGPLRNTCGHFWLMIWEQRSKAVIMLNRVIEKGSEKCAQYWPTEEERDMDFSDTGFVVILVYEDIKPNYITRLLELQYSKTGETRQVYHFHYTTWPDFGVPESPASFLDFLFKVRESGSLGPENGPAVVHCSAGIGRSGTFSLVDTCLVLMDKRKDPLSVDIQKVLLDMRGYRMGLIQTPDQLRFSYMAVMEGAKNILRDSMLQWSMEHQEPIPDLGSCPQSPIMTLDNLNGQSDSCMETQELGRGHKIQSQKEEQLTELKTGSLRQRNREERIASMTQKVQQMKLKLSDLEKKRENWLFWRPILLNVGAGAAVALGLCMCWAFLSQ
- the LOC127658000 gene encoding tyrosine-protein phosphatase non-receptor type 2-like isoform X1, which translates into the protein MDQEFENIDSSGQWQNLYYEMRNQSQECPYKVAKFPENHNRNRYRDVSPYDHSRVRLENSENDYINASLITMEEAQRRYILTQGPLRNTCGHFWLMIWEQRSKAVIMLNRVIEKGSEKCAQYWPTEEERDMDFSDTGFVVILVYEDIKPNYITRLLELQYSKTGETRQVYHFHYTTWPDFGVPESPASFLDFLFKVRESGSLGPENGPAVVHCSAGIGRSGTFSLVDTCLVLMDKRKDPLSVDIQKVLLDMRGYRMGLIQTPDQLRFSYMAVMEGAKNILRDSMLQKWSMEHQEPIPDLGSCPQSPIMTLDNLNGQSDSCMETQELGRGHKIQSQKEEQLTELKTGSLRQRNREERIASMTQKVQQMKLKLSDLEKKRENWLFWRPILLNVGAGAAVALGLCMCWAFLSQ
- the LOC127658482 gene encoding sperm acrosome membrane-associated protein 4-like; amino-acid sequence: MKGDILIVCVIFMSWFCSGQTLKCFRCDLGFWDLCYTTKSNCSNDELCSVGIGKAATVLDIKVMGCLAIDQCNKTTVVEFPANKTIYTMKTTCCEEDFCNAGPTVQFSLTSLLFTLLLIAQMLGLF